The sequence below is a genomic window from Corallococcus silvisoli.
GAGCGGTCCGCGCCGCGCCGGATGCCCGCGGGCCGGAGGGTCCCTGCGTCCACGCGCGCGAGCGCCGCGGCCCGCGCCGCGAGGGCCTGTGCATCTCCGAGGAAGCCGTCCCGCACGAAGAAACCATGCGAGCCCAGGGCTTCCACCTCCACATCTGTTAGCGCCACCATGTTCCCCTTCCGGGCGCCCGCCAGGAGCCCTGGCCGACACGCTGCCCCAGGACGCCCCCGTTTAGGAAGCGAGTAGACTTCCCACCCATGGCGAACGTCTCGCGAGCCCTCTCGGTTGTCGCCGCCGCCGCGCTGGGCGCGCTGGCGGCCTGGGCGCTGCTGCGTCCCGCGTCCCCCCGGCTGCCAGACACGGCGGCGGTGGTGGAGCAGATGCGGGAGGTGGCGCGGCTGGAGACGCTGGACGTGTCGCTCTACAAGAAGGTCGTCTTCACACCGGAGCCCCAGGCCACGGACGCGCTGTGGAAGGACGTTCTGCTCTGGGCCAGCTACACGCTCCAGAACCCGCACGGCCGCGCCATCGTCTTCGCGGACGCGCATCTGGGGTTCGACTTCCAGCGCTTCGACTCCCGCCACCTGCGCGCCGTGGGCACGCGCGTGGACGTGCTCCTGCCTCCCATGCAGGTGACGGTGGCGCTGCGGCCGGGAGAGACGGAGATCATCGACTCCAACCTGGACAGCGCGCAGACAGCGCAGTTGCTGGAGAAGGCCCGCCTCGCCTTCGAGAAGGAGGTCCAGCAGGATGCGCGCCTCAAGGACAAGGCGCGGCAGTCCGCGGAGCGCTCGCTGCGGGGGCTGCTGCTGACCCTGGGGTTCCGGGAGGTCCACTTCGTGGAGACCTTGCCGGTGGGGAGCGCGGGCTGACGGGCCGCGGGCCTTGCATCAGGGAGACCTCACGCGACGCGAAGGGTGTCCCCGTCCAACACATACAAGCCGGGGACGCCGTCGGGTGCGTGCCCCAACGAGGCGAGCCGTCGCACCGAGTCGCTGTCCGAGTCCCGGCACAGGAGCGCCATCTCGCGCCGTCCCAGGCTCACGCGCAGCGGCCCTCCGCCCGTCGCGTCGTCCAGCCTCCGGCGCTGCGCCTTCGTGAGCAGTCGCGCGCCGTCATGCCCGTCGCCACCCATCACGGCCCACACCCCGGAGAAGGCCTCCGCCAGCCGCACCTCGCCCTGGTCGATGACGACGGGCCGCACGTCGGCGGGACGCGCCTCCAGGTGGTGCCAGGCCGCCGCGTCCACCGCTTCGGGCGTGAGCCCCACTTCGCCCAGCGCGGAGGCCGGCAGGTAGCGCACGAACTCCGCGTCCTCCAGCACGTAGAAGACCTCCAGCCCCGCGGGGCCCGGGCGCAGCAGCGCGCCCTGCGCTCCCGCCACGAAGCCCGCGGGCCGCAGCACCGGGCGCAGCGCGTCCAGCGACACCCCCGAGGACAGGCCGCCCAGCCGCGCCGCCAGCGCCTCCACGTGCGCGGTGAGCCCGTGCGCTCCCGGTGACTCGCGATACGCGGCGTAGAGCGAGCCCACGTCCACGCGGCCCACGCCTCCGGAGGACAGCTTCACCAGCAGGTCCCGGCCCTGGCGCCGGAAGCCCACGCCCGCGCGGCCCAGCGCGGCGGTGAGCGCGGCGGTGAACTCCGGACGCAGCACCTGCTCCTCGGGCGCCGGGGGCGGAGGCAGGTCCGCGGCCTCCAGCTCCGCGCGCAGCAGCTTCGCCTCCGCGTCGAAGGGGTCACGCTCCACGGCCTCGGCCACGTAGGCGCGGGCCCGCGCGCCTTCGCCCTGTCGCAGCGCGAGCACCGCGAGCACCTTGAGCGCCTCGGGATCCCCAGGGCTCAGGACCAGCGCGTCCCGCAGCTCCACCTCCGCCTCGCGGTGCCGCTCCAGGCCCAGCAGCGCCCGCGCGAGGCCCAGGCGCACCTGGAGGTCCTTCGGGAAGTCGCGGCGCAGCGACTGCATCCAGGGAAGGGCTTCACGCTCCGCGTCCGCGTTGACCAGCGCGTGCGCCACCGTGAGGCGCAGCGTGGGCCCGGGGCTCCTCGCGGCCTCGGCGCGCAGCGCGTCCAGCTCCGCGCCGCTGAGCACGTCTCCCGCCTCCACCTTGCGGCGCAGGCGCTCCAGTTCCGCCGGGGAAATCACGCGCGGACTCTAATGGTCCGAGCCGGGAGCGCCCAGCCCCGCCTTCCCCTCCCCTGTCTTCACGGCGACGGGGAGAGGTCGTGGAACCCGCCGGGCCTGACCCGGCGAGAGGAAGTCGTGGCGCTCCAATAGCCAATGCGCGTCGTACCGGTGGGCCCACTCCAGCAGAGCCTGCCGGGGTCCCTCCACGATTTCACAGGTGCACCCCCAGAGGAGTTGCTCCTTGAGGGACACCGATGCGTGGATGCCGACCACTGGGCATGACTTCTCCGTCGAATGGACGGGGCTCGTCTATCGGACAGAGGGCAACCAGTGTTTGAATCGCGGATATGACTCCACGACACCACAATCGTTGGCCAACAAGGACCTCGCGAATAGGACATCAGCGCCTTGCAGATGAGAACATGAAGCCCGAATGGCCTTTGCTGGTGCTTCTGATTCTCCTTTCATCCTGTGCTGCGAGCCGTGGTCCCAAGATGGCCCAAGCACATGTTCAAGATGGAGGGAGCTGCAAGAGTAGCGACGTCTGCGAGGAGGGGCTGGAGTGCATGTTCTGGCCGCTGACAACACCGGGGTCGGCAGGTACGTGTCAGCGGGCGTGCAAAGAGACTTCGGATTGCCCGAGCGGAGAGCAGTGCGGCGGGGGATTTCTTATGGATGGGCCGGGGGATTTTTGCACCCCTCCGTTCGTCAACTAATGGAGATGCGTTCAGACATGCCTCATTGGCACAACCTCCAGCTTTCGCCCCACCCACGTTCCCAGAGGGGGCTCAGGCCAGGGAGCCGACCCCAGGGTCTTGCCACAGCTGCCATACCCTCCACGCAGTAGCTCTTCGCGGCAATCCAGGGTCATTGAATCACCCCGGTCATCGGCTCCGAGGCCCGTCCGCGGAGCGCGGACCTGCTCACGACATCGGCTTCATCGTCCTCGGCCGCGGCAGCATGCGCCTGCGTCGCCGCTGTCCTGACGTTCATCAGAGGCTGCAAGCCTGGATGCCAGGGAAAACAAAACACATACATGCGCATCCGAGCACAGCCCATGTCTGGGCAGAAGACCTGACAGCGCTTCAGGGCGCCGGGCGAAAGAGTGAAAGGCCGCCGAAGTCTCACGCGGCTCAATGCGTAGCGTCGTGTGGGGCTGCTCCCTCGGCGAGCTCTTCCTCGGTGCGGCTCCGTGAGAGGAAGTCATCCAGCGCGCCCACGTCGATGGGCTTGCGAAACACCGCGTCCACCTGCGCGAGGCTCGCGCGGTTCTGCCCGCGCACGTCCATGCCGGTGACGATGGCGAGCAGGGTCTGCGGCGAGCGTCGCCGCAGCTCGCGCGCCAGCTCCCAGCCGGTCATCTCCGGCATCACGGCGTCCAGGAGCGCGGCGTCGAAGGGCTGTTTCTCCCAGATGCGCAGCGCCAGCTCCGGGCTGTGCGCCACCTGTACGTCATAGCCTTCCTCACCCAGGACCTCGGCCATCATCCGGGCGTTGTCCAGGTCGTCGTCCACCACCAGCACGCGGCGCGCGGGCCGCATCAGGCGCGGCACGCCGCCCGGAGCCAGCGGCGGCGGCGCGGGGGCCCCGGGGACTTCGGCCCGGGCGTCGCTGACGCGCGGCAGCCTCACGATGAAGCTCGCGCCCGAGCCGTCCCGCCGGTTCTCCACCGTCAGCTCTCCTCCCCAGCGCTGCACCTGGGAGCGCGCCACCGCGAGGAACAGGGAGAACTGCGGCGCACCCGGGTCCCGGCGCAGCGGGTCGAACAGCCGCGCCAGTTCATCCTGGGCATAGGGCGGGCCGGCATCCTCCAGGCGCAGGTCCAGCCAGCCCTCGCCCTCCGGGCGCGTGCGCACCACCAGCGTCCCGCCGCCCTCCATGCGGTCGCGCGCGGACAGGAGCAGGTTGACGATGAGCTCTCGGAAGAAGCCCGCGTCCACCTTCACCTCCCAGGGGAAGCCCAGCTCCAGCTCCGCGTGCACGGGGTGCTCGCGCTGCTCCAGCTCGCCCCGGGCCAGCTCCAGCGCCTCGCGCACGGTCTGGTCCACCGGCACGTCGGCCAGGCGCTCCTCGGTGCGCTGCACGTTGAACTCCTGGAGCCGCGCGACCAGCTCGCCAATCTGGCGCACCGTCTTGTCCAGTGCCTCCACGTGCTCGGGTTTGTATTCGCGTTGCAGCAGCGTGATGCGCAGCCGCAGCACGTTGAGGAAGTTGTTGAGCGCGTGCGCGGCGCCGCTCGCCAGCTGGCCCAACGCCTGCTGGCGGGTGCGTCGCAGCAACTGCCCCTGGAGCCTGCGCACCTCGTCGTGGGCGTTCTCCAGGGCCTTGGTCTTCACGGCCGCCTCGGTGCGGTCGCTGAAGGTCTGGATGACGCCGGCCAGGCCCTGGTCCTCTTCCCACACCGGCGTGGCGCTCATCTCCAGCGTGGCGTCGCTGCCGCCCGGGCGCTCCACCATCATCATCACGCCGCGCACCGGGCCCTTCTCGCGCAGCGCGCGCAGGAAGGGCATGTCATGCACCTTGAACGGCTCGCCGGTGGGGTGCCGGGCGTTGACCTGCGTGAGGACGGGCCCCAGGGACGCGGTGGCGCGCGCGCCCACCACCGCGCGCATGGGCACGCCCATCAACCGGCTCACCGGCGGCGAGGCGAAGGACACCATGCCGTCCGTCTCCGCCAGGAGGATGCCCACCTCCACGTGGTTGAGCACCGACTCCATCACCGCCGCCTCGCGGAAGCGGACCTCCTCCGTCTTGAGCACGCGCGCATAGGAGGCCTGCGCGGACGCGTCCGCCTCCCAGATGAGCTCCGACACCAGGTCCGCCACGTCCGCGTCGATGACGCCCCCGTTGCGGCGCGCGTACACGTAGAGCAGGACCTCCTGGAGCGACTTGAACTCGCGCGTCAGGTCCTCGGGCTCGAAGTTCTGGTCGTACCGGAAGGCCCCGTGCGAGCGCACCACCTCCGGCCACAGCCGGATGGCGTCTTCCCCTCGGTCCTCGAGCAGGCGGACAAGCTCGTCCAGCAGGTGGCGCAAGGGGGCGCGCAGGTCGCGGCCGGGGACTTCGACTTCATAGGTCTCCGCCCGCAGGCGCTTGGCCCACAGGCGGGTGATGCGCTCGCCCTCGTCGGAGAGCAGGCCCGACAGGGCGTTGATGGCGATCTCGGAGGAAGGCACGTTCAAGGGCGCACGATGCGCACTCCTCGGGCGTCCAGCCACCCGGGCCCTTCCGGGAGCCTGGGAGTGTCTGGCTTCGCACGGACGTGGGGCCGCCGGTGGCTTCGAGCGCCTGGCGGCCTGTCAGCCCTGGCCGGAGGAGGCGGTCGTCCCCACCTTTCCGGGCACGGATGAGCGGCAAAGAGCGCAGGCAGAACGACCTGGAGCAGCCCGAGGTCTCCCAGCAGGCCATGGCACAGCTCTTCCGTGGGGAGCTGAGCCGTTCGGACACGTGGCGCACGCGGCTGGACACGACGACGAACTGGGCGCTCACGACGACGGCGGCGGTGATCTCCTTCGGCTTCGCGACACCGGGGAGTTCCCACGTCACGTTCCTGGTGGGCATCTGGATGGTGGTGTCCTTCATGCTCATCGAGGCGCGGCGCTATCGCTATTACGACTTGTGGAACCGGCGCGTGCGGCTGTTGGAGGACGGCTGGTGGGCGCCGATGTTGCGGCGTGAGCCGGTGGATCCCGACGCGCTGCGCGAGCTGGCGGCGGAGATGTCCCGGCCGCAGATCCAGCTCTCGCTGGGGTCTGCCATCGCGACGCGGCTCAACCGCGCGTACGGGCCCATCCTCATCGTCCTGCTGGTGACGTGGTTCTTCAAGGTCTACAGCCATCCGCGTCCGCCCACCGACCTCGCGGACTTCGCGGAGCGGGCGCACGTGGCGTGGATCCCCGGGCCGGTGGTGATGGTGTCGCTGGTGCTGCTCACGCTGGCGGCGGGCTATTTCTTCACCGCTTCGTTCTTCATCCGGGCCCCGCTGGGAGAGCTGCGCACGCGGCCCCGGGGGCGCCGGGCCGCGCTCTGGGAGAGCTTCTACCGGCCCTACGCCATCCAGCGCCGCAAGCGCCCACGCACCACGACGGGCACGCGCCCCCCACAGCCCTCGCGCCCGCCGTCACCCTTCAATCACTGACTCACGGCGCGGAGGCGCCCGCGGCGTGGATCAGTGCCGCCAGCCCAGGACCTTGAGCTCGTTGACGGACGCGAGGCCCCACTGCCGGTTGGAGTTGTTGACGCGGATTCGGAGCAGGGACGTGGTGACGGCGTTGAACTCGACGGTTCGTTCTTCCCGGAGGGGCGTGTTCGAGCCCCAGGAGCTTGATCGGGCTCCTGAAGTCGGAACTCGACAAGGACCTGGGTGTCGTCACGCCCGTGGAAGAAAGTTAGCGTCCCTTCGCGGGAACACCATGAACCAGTTCGCTCTCCTGCTCATGACCCTTTCGCTGACGGGGTGCGATCTCTTCCACCGCCCATTCCGACCGACGCATGCGCCTCCAGCGGAAGCCGCGGCGTTCCAGTTCCCACTGGGGTTTCCCCCTGGAGAGCACACCTTCATCCCCAGCACCCTCGCCGCCGCCGTCCAACTCGCGATGGACGACTTCCTGCCTCGCGACGCGAAGCCCCCGCGAAACGCCTCGGCGGATGAACTCTGCTTCATGCGCCGCGAGTCCTATGACGTCCTTGCCAAGAGCCTGTCCGATGGGGTCGTCCTCGTGGCCTTCACGCCCGGCAAGGGCGTGTGTGTCACGGAGGGCCTGACGTTG
It includes:
- a CDS encoding DUF4230 domain-containing protein, with amino-acid sequence MANVSRALSVVAAAALGALAAWALLRPASPRLPDTAAVVEQMREVARLETLDVSLYKKVVFTPEPQATDALWKDVLLWASYTLQNPHGRAIVFADAHLGFDFQRFDSRHLRAVGTRVDVLLPPMQVTVALRPGETEIIDSNLDSAQTAQLLEKARLAFEKEVQQDARLKDKARQSAERSLRGLLLTLGFREVHFVETLPVGSAG
- a CDS encoding DUF2270 domain-containing protein, which produces MSGKERRQNDLEQPEVSQQAMAQLFRGELSRSDTWRTRLDTTTNWALTTTAAVISFGFATPGSSHVTFLVGIWMVVSFMLIEARRYRYYDLWNRRVRLLEDGWWAPMLRREPVDPDALRELAAEMSRPQIQLSLGSAIATRLNRAYGPILIVLLVTWFFKVYSHPRPPTDLADFAERAHVAWIPGPVVMVSLVLLTLAAGYFFTASFFIRAPLGELRTRPRGRRAALWESFYRPYAIQRRKRPRTTTGTRPPQPSRPPSPFNH
- a CDS encoding hybrid sensor histidine kinase/response regulator, which produces MPSSEIAINALSGLLSDEGERITRLWAKRLRAETYEVEVPGRDLRAPLRHLLDELVRLLEDRGEDAIRLWPEVVRSHGAFRYDQNFEPEDLTREFKSLQEVLLYVYARRNGGVIDADVADLVSELIWEADASAQASYARVLKTEEVRFREAAVMESVLNHVEVGILLAETDGMVSFASPPVSRLMGVPMRAVVGARATASLGPVLTQVNARHPTGEPFKVHDMPFLRALREKGPVRGVMMMVERPGGSDATLEMSATPVWEEDQGLAGVIQTFSDRTEAAVKTKALENAHDEVRRLQGQLLRRTRQQALGQLASGAAHALNNFLNVLRLRITLLQREYKPEHVEALDKTVRQIGELVARLQEFNVQRTEERLADVPVDQTVREALELARGELEQREHPVHAELELGFPWEVKVDAGFFRELIVNLLLSARDRMEGGGTLVVRTRPEGEGWLDLRLEDAGPPYAQDELARLFDPLRRDPGAPQFSLFLAVARSQVQRWGGELTVENRRDGSGASFIVRLPRVSDARAEVPGAPAPPPLAPGGVPRLMRPARRVLVVDDDLDNARMMAEVLGEEGYDVQVAHSPELALRIWEKQPFDAALLDAVMPEMTGWELARELRRRSPQTLLAIVTGMDVRGQNRASLAQVDAVFRKPIDVGALDDFLSRSRTEEELAEGAAPHDATH
- a CDS encoding tetratricopeptide repeat protein; translated protein: MISPAELERLRRKVEAGDVLSGAELDALRAEAARSPGPTLRLTVAHALVNADAEREALPWMQSLRRDFPKDLQVRLGLARALLGLERHREAEVELRDALVLSPGDPEALKVLAVLALRQGEGARARAYVAEAVERDPFDAEAKLLRAELEAADLPPPPAPEEQVLRPEFTAALTAALGRAGVGFRRQGRDLLVKLSSGGVGRVDVGSLYAAYRESPGAHGLTAHVEALAARLGGLSSGVSLDALRPVLRPAGFVAGAQGALLRPGPAGLEVFYVLEDAEFVRYLPASALGEVGLTPEAVDAAAWHHLEARPADVRPVVIDQGEVRLAEAFSGVWAVMGGDGHDGARLLTKAQRRRLDDATGGGPLRVSLGRREMALLCRDSDSDSVRRLASLGHAPDGVPGLYVLDGDTLRVA